From the Synechococcus sp. KORDI-49 genome, the window CAGGAATCGCGGTTTGAGAAAATGATGAAACGCATTCAATCCATGGTGAAACTCTGAACATCAGCGATCAACAACAGCCGCATCAAACCCGGCTGACTTTGCTCAATTCATGCCACTCTTCAACCACTGATTCAAACGTCATGGCCCTTCGCACCGCCCTGCTGGCCGTCCTGGCCAGCGTCGTGCTTCCTGCAAGCACCAGCGCACAACAACAACCCAGCAACGCTCAACTGGTGAAGGAATTCCGCGATGGGTTTGAACAAGGCTGCCGACAGGGAAAAACCCCGGATGTCAACAACCAGAAGGGCTATTGCACCTGTATGGCCAACAGTTATCAGGCTCGCTATTCCGGGGCTGAACTGCGCGCGATCAGCCAGTTTGCCGGCAACCTGGGGGAACAAGGCCCAGCCATCGTCAATCTGATGATGAGTCCAGAAGCCCGGGCCTGTAACGCCAAGTACTGAGGACAGCCTCGGATCATCAACCACAGCAATTGGCAACGCATGCCCAAATCAACGCGGCAAACCTGCTAAGCCTTCCTGCAGCACTCGCCCGTTGATGCCGCCCCGAATCGCCTTTCAATCGTCGTTGCCGCGCTCGGGGTCGACGTTGCTCAGCAACATCGTGGGCCAGAACCCTGTCTTTGACGTCACACCCACCTCTGGGTTGCTGGATCTTCTCAAAGGTGCACGCCACTACTTCAGCCAGGGAATCGAATTTCAAGCCCAGGAACCACAGCTGATGGACAAGGCCTTCGCAGGCTTCTGCCGCGGTGGCCTCGAGGGATATGCCGCAGGGCTGACAGACAAGCCCTGGCTTCTTGATAAGAGCCGCGGCTGGGGAATTCATTATCCATTTTTGGACGCCTTCTATCCCGACCCAAAAATCATTTGCATGGTTCGTGATCCAGTGGATATTTTCTGCTCCATGGAGCGCAATCTCCGCAAGGCGAAACTACGCAATCCCGGACTGGTCAAACCGGAAAAGATGTTGAACACGAGCCTGGAAAAACGACTGGACTACTGGTCCAATTCAGATCCGG encodes:
- a CDS encoding sulfotransferase, encoding MPPRIAFQSSLPRSGSTLLSNIVGQNPVFDVTPTSGLLDLLKGARHYFSQGIEFQAQEPQLMDKAFAGFCRGGLEGYAAGLTDKPWLLDKSRGWGIHYPFLDAFYPDPKIICMVRDPVDIFCSMERNLRKAKLRNPGLVKPEKMLNTSLEKRLDYWSNSDPVGLALEHLQDILRQGIDQQMLFIRYEDLCVHPQQELDRFYAYLGIESYPHHDFNNVEQITQEDDRVYGIFGDHKINSKVSLEPSQALDILGKSLCDKIRRRYSWLYERFGRSYS